Genomic DNA from Solanum dulcamara chromosome 4, daSolDulc1.2, whole genome shotgun sequence:
ATTCAAAGCAGTAGAAACTGATGAGAAGGAATCTTTGTCAACTCTGCTCCAGCCAGCTAACTGAAAGATTATTAGCACTTGCAACTCATGCCACAGAGATTGAAGCGTATTACTGATTTGCTTCTAGGACCAGGTTTTTATATACCTATCGGCTAATCCTTTTGTTTCAAATAGAAACATTTATTCTTTCGATTGTCCTGTAACCTAAAATAAAAGTGGCAACTCCGTCTTGGCACCCCTAAACAATAGTAATAGCAACATGTGAAGATATCATTTCCATTGTAGATCTTATGAAGGAAAAAACACGAAATTACTGCATACCAGGTCGCAGACGGAATGCACCCATGCCTGGAAAATAGGACGATCTACCAGAAATACCAATCTTATAGGTAACGAAGAGCTTCCTCATTTATTTACTCTAGACAGAAATTACAAGTTTAATAATCGCTGACACTCTCATCTGATAACATACGTGTTTTCTTTGCTCAGATGGGTTGTAAAATTATCAACAATCAGAAACCTACAAAGTAGAACtagtaaaattaaaattatataaaaaaaaaaaaccagtAGGCACATAGTTTCTTTGACACGACTTGgtccaaaatataaaaacaaaaatagaattttaggttaaaaaattattaattaatgcatCCAGCGGGAGACTTGTGATCGAGGAAAAGTAGCAATAAAAAGAAACTGCATGAAATCAACGTTTTATATTATTCTATTGGTGATTGTTTTAGTCTAGCCAAAAAGACTTGGAATCTTAAACTTCAATGCTTTTCTTCTAATTCAATTAATACTATAatgaattcaagtttttataAGCAGAAAGAAATCATAACATAGCAGActaaaaaaagttatttaaGCATTCAAGAGGATGTCCTCACCCAGAACAGTTTAGGAACTTCAAGCTGATTGATAAAGATCAGATGTAATCTTTAAATAGGAATGTTTAGAAAACAATGGGAGAATATTGATATAGCTCACCACAAAAACATAACAGTGCAGAAGAAATAAACCAACTACAAGATAGCTAATCACATTCTCCATTTAAGTGCAAAGTGCAAAGTTCTAATTTCACCGACAAAATTGTAAATAACGGTCTCATAAGGCAAACAATTCCAGATAATGAAGAACTACAAAACTAATGTTCAACAAAGGATGAAATATCAAGATTGACCAATTCCAGCATCTTATTCTTCCTCCTCAGCCTCATTGTCAGCAATGTTGAAGTACCTCAACTCATAAACATTACGGTCCTTGTCTGAGGAAATAACTCTGAGCCAATCACGGACACTGTTCTTCTTTAGATACTTCTTAGTCAAGTATTTCAAATACCTGGTCAAACAAGCAACTATCACAACATAGAACAAACAATGGTTGACAATACATATTATAACAAAAATGCATCAGCCAGCAAAATATGGCAAATCACaacaatttaaatattaaaattacatTGAAAATATGCCCATAGTAAGCTATTATGACAGAAAATTAAGCTACCCATGTACTGCAAAATAAGTATTAGCTGAATACAACTGGATTAACCAAGCAGATTTATGATTACAATGAAACAAGGAGAAATGAGAGCTTTGTTCATCTGATAAGGATTAGATTCACTTAAATGAGCCTAACATACAAGGAGGATTTTAACGACTAAGCAGTGCGAGATTAAAGAACAGCAAATTGAACTGCCAATCGAGCTATTGATGAATCCAACAAAGATGTTGCTCTACACCAATGAAAATTGACTTTTGTATATCTATTCTACCCTGCACTACACTATGAATTGCTTTCCTCCATCAAATCACCATTATGCCAACCAACACTTTTATCCAGTGATTTGATACAATCCACCAGTCACCCTTCTGAGCTCATTTATACAAGGACTTTATTCTGTTTTGGATAATCCATCCAATTATCCAACACAGGTAATTTCATATGTTACAGCCCTCCTTAGTAAATGACTTTATTGTCTTCTATTGAGAATTTTTTTCTGTCTATCATCTTCACATAATTTCTATTCATACCTAAACCAAAACACCAAGTTATCATCATAACATCtgattctattattttttttcttcatcagTTACCGCATATTAAAAATTAGCAATGGATTGAACATTTGAATTATGTACATTGACACTATCCAAATATCTCACTTCAGCATCAAATGGCAACaacaaaatacaataaatttACAACCTGACATCGCTGCAGTATTCTAAATAGTAACAGTTCTGCAGCTCTATAAACAGATACATGAGAGAAGCAGGGGTCAACAACAAAGGTGAAAGACATACCTCTTGGAGAAGGTGCTCTCGGAGGTAACGGTGATTTTGGTTTTGTCACGAGTGACGGTCACAGAGTCACCAAGAGCTCCAGCCTTTCCACCAACCTTGATGCGCTCCTGCAGAAACTTCTCCAAGGAGGCGATTTCCATAATGTTATCCTCAACAGGCTTTGTGCAATCGATCACGAAAGTGGCTCCCTTCTTCTTCCCACCCTTGGTGGCTCCACTGCTTCCTTTACTCATCTTCTCCGACGATTACAGAAAAAAATACCCTACCTGCATTTCCACGAAAGACACATAACTATTACACATCGAAGAATCGAACTGTGAAACAAAATTAGGGATAGAGAATCAGAAAACTGACCTGAGAAGCTGCGGCGATTTGGGAGAACAATGAGAAGATAAATGGTTAGGGTTTCTGAGCgtgggtatatatatattactggGAGAGATTTATATCTCTATGGTCGTCATTGCGGTCCATCAGCATTTGGGCTAATGTTATGAGTCCACTCGCCCAGGCCCATTGATATTAGTAAGAATCAAGTGTACCTTAGAAAGTAGGGATGGGCATGGTATGATATGGTATTTCAAATTTGGGTATGGTAATTTTGGTATTTGGTATTAAAACTATTATATCATTAACATATCAATTTGATTCAGTATGGTTTTGTATTTTGAAGTTCTATTTTGGTATTTGCAATACAGTAAATCGCTAACCATAGTTTGTTGACTTTGACTAATATTTACTCATATAATAGAGTATTATGACTTCGACGATTCAAAAAATGACCTCAATAGTATCACACTAAAATATTATACATGTAGAAATATACattcaaaagaaagtacaaCAACTCATTTTGTTAATCAattacatttaaaatatatttcaatcaaaatataatagttagagttttaacttCTAAACATTTAGTTTATACTAATATTAGGTTACatatttgttagtattttaataatgtatatattttggtaTGGTGTTCGATATTTCGgtatgttatttttaaataccAAATACCATACAGAATACCCAAAAAAATGTATACCATATACCATACTAAATaccataatatcaaaatcaagataTCAAAAATTTTGATATGGTATGGTAATTCGGTATAAACCATACCATGCCCATCCTATATAAATTGGGGATAACAAAAGAGCGGTAGAAAGAGTAAGATGGTCAAATTACAAATACTTTggatattaataataattacatTAAAATATAGAAGAATAATTTGGTGCACAAAGCATTCAACATTAGCGGAGTTTGAGAAAGATCGCATCTTAAAATGTGTGACATAGACAGTCTACTCTAATATAAACATTAGTAGTTGTTTGTATAATTTGAACTTTACTGCTGCTCCAAAACTCCACTCAAATAATTGTTGAAGTTTTGAATCTTTATGAACCAAGGACTCTACTTGTTTTACATTATACCCTACAAACTTTGTTGTTTTTCATGATTTTCTCTAATAGGTCATAAGCAAGTTGTGGTATAGGAACGATTCTATTACAAACTAACATAGGTTCATTGATCatgtatattttatatgttaatacacaatttatttttatttttttgtataatttggTAAAAGTTTGTTTGAATTTTACCtgttttttaataattttttactaTACACATCACAtggagattttttatttttttttatcaatcaCCTTGTATctcaaatatatgtatttattttatatgatatttaaTAATGCACGACATATCAACCAAAGTAATTCATTATTAATGAACTTCACCAATCAAATAGGTAGCGTGGTTATCACTGTAGATGTCTTCAACTAGACAAAAGTTATTTATCCTACCATGTTTCCCTTATAAATTTTCTTCCCAAACTTTTATTAAGGGATAAACTTTCTTAATTTCATCTCTACGAAATTGTTTTTTATCGATCGTTTTGTGTCttaaatatatgtatttattttattattaaaggATTTATTTTTTGCTACAATTGTTGTTGGTTGACAACTATAAATTTATAATGCACAAACGCACACAGATTTTATTCCAAGAATATTTGCGAAGAAGTTTCATAAAGTTTCACTTTACTTTTCTTAACATATACTCTGACATATTGTTTTCCTGAACATGAAAATAGAATATCAAATTGTACATTTCTTGTAGAAGCTCTtcgtgtttttttttttcattccttCTCTGTTTTTCAACCTTGCTCTAGGAGGAGTTTTAAGGATATTATAATGATTTTGTTTTTACCATATTGCCAATGTCTTATGCCTGGTGGAAATATCCCTTCTAAATTGTCACATTTGACTATTTGAGTACGAAATCACAGGTTTCCCTCACCAATAATGTGGAAGTTCAGATagtcaatcaattaatagtttCGCTCGTAATGGTCGACAGTATTCCTGCCATACTTGAATTCCTATTATTTAGAGCTAGAAGCTTCGCCAGAAGCAAGCAAGACGAGGTCGCTCTTCTTTGTAGACAAGGCTCGTTTCGTACTTTACTTACGAGCTCCGCTTGTTCCCGGCTATTGCATCTTTCCTGCCACACTACTTTAACAACAGCTTCTTAGCGACCTACTGCCCTACCACCAAGACCGGCAAAAGCACCGGATGAAGATTGTTCATGTATTGCTCTTTTGCTTTTCTATACTTTTATTTTGCTCTTTTGCTTTTCTATACTTTTATCAAGAAagaattttgattattttctaACTTCCTTTAACAGCCAAATTCCAAGTGAATCAAAAGGAAATTATCACaacttttattataatttttcttgCCATTCAAAATCTCAACCAACGATAATTTTGCCCATTCGCTCGATGGACCGGAAAGAGAAAAGGAAAAGGGAAAGAAACAAAAACACTTGGATAGAAAAAATGCTCTATGTTTTAGTATTTTCTTATTCAACACTTAGATTACAAAAATCATGTTAGCAAGCTAGCATAGGGCTTGTGTTACCATAAAGAATTTTGACATAAAGGTAAACCCAGAAAAATTTACAAAAGTCGAATAGTGTGCACAATATATTGCTTTTTTCATTGATAGCCTACTGTATGATGAAGCCAATTTCCTTGGTTTATTTCTTTTGTGCATACGAATTCATGTTGATGAATCTGGGATATCGTTCGGCATTGTTGCTGGTTTTATGATCATAATACTCAACTGCTGCAGCACCAGCCAACGCGGCGAGTGTGAGTGCTTGTGCGTGCAACCTAATTTCACATCAACAACCAAAAATAATGACAATTTTAACTAAGCTATACTATTTGTGTATGGTTTATTTTCATTGGCACTTTAATTGGAAGGGGAAAAAATGATGTTAGCACTGAGTCAATAAACCATagtaatttcataaaattaattgGTACCTAGCGTGGATGAGCCTGACACTGGTTTTCATGTTGGGTTTTGACCAATTGTAAGCCACCGATCCCGCTACCCCGCTGAGCCACAAAGTTCCTTGGGAAAATATTCATACAAATCGATCAGTACTGATAAATATATTGGAGGCCTAACCCATAAGGTTTTGATAtgttattttgacacttttttttacaatcatccaaatatctaaagtgtgtgtaatacacttgacgctgatgtgtcaaagtgaccaattaaatgaagaaacgtgacagatatatcaaaaataattttaaaataatgacttttgattagaaaaaaagtggtcattaacttcatttaattggtcactttgacacatcagcggcaagtgtattacacacactttagatatttgggtgattgtaaaaaaaagtgtcaaaatgacacatcgaaaCCTTACTTGAgttgtctaaaatgaacaaatcttagttcaagtgtctaagtgaaagttggtgccaactttgaggGGCCATCGATGAATTCTGCCTATATTGGACGATCATATACGCacttaaaattatataagaTGTGCATGGAATAACTGTTCGTATGCCGAATCATTAGTCCAAATATGATTTATCTCCACATTTATTGTAAGAGACCCCAAAATGAGATCTAAGCGATTAAGGGTGTGTTTAATAAGAAaggaaatatttttctaaaaaatattctttttctaAATAAATGATAAACTTACTTATATgacaaataaatagaaaatattatcaAAAGTATTTGTATAAAAATTAGACAAATATTTATATGAGCAATAAGTGGTGGATGGGGGTGAGGAAGAGACATGGTTGTGGAATATTTTATCGGATATCCAACATGAAGATGCCTTTTCTATTCTTCAACCAATTTAGAGCAGCATCAATTACAAGTCAAAAGTCATAATTTAAACTTTTtaaactttttaattattttttttaattttaaaaataaatatttaaacattttttaaattttattcaaatactttaaaattattttgatttaaaatcactaaaataaatcaattcaaacactctcttattttatattttcagaacctttcaaccaatcaatcaTATAATCCTCACTCCTCCCTACCGAAACACCCCTACAGTTTAGTCCTTTTACAACatatgaatttcaaattaacaacaaatagatttaaaaaattgaaaggaaTTTGTGAAAAATTACCGACTGTGCGAAGTTTGTGGTCGGAAATCCATTCCCTAGCAGATTCAAATGTAGATTTTTGATTAGATGCCTCCATCTTTAGAACAGAACAAAGATGGAGAATCTAATCTTTGTCAGAGAAAGATGGGGGGAAAAACAACAGATAAATGATGAATTTGTATTGCTGTTACGCTTTTTATATTTGCTGTTAGAGAAATGGAAGGAGAAAGAAGAGGTGAAATTTGCAACATGAGAAGCAACGGgacccacatattttttagcatgtggaaagaaaaaaaaaagttgctcTCTTTCAATATGCCACGACTTCACTTGGCAAAACACTTTTGTCCtcttattttttacaaaataaaattactaaaCAATAACATTTTTCaaagttttcttttttgtgcctgaaaataaagaaaaatggcTGACAATTTCACATATGGTTTATGAGTTTCACAATTATCTTTAGCTTATTCTACATTTTCTCCGGAAGTATTCGAGATTAGAGAAGCTTTAATTTTTCCATCGATCTTATTGATCTTTAGATCATTTCATATATGCTTTAATTTAGTTGTTAAAAAGACTTTGTTTGGTGGTTTCTCATTGGTGCAAAAGGAGAAATTCATAGGAATGACTTGTGTGATCAGATTTAGTTAATTGATAATATTTTCTTctgtttgattgtatatatgcACTTGGATTGAGTTGTTTGATCATATTGTGATCTTATTACTTGCTCATATATGTTTAATTAGAGGCGAACTAAAGATTTGAAGATATTGATATACCAACAACAATTAATGCATGTTAGTTAAAGTATGTTATTCAATATTGATTCGTGTGATAATTTTATTAAACATAGAAATATAAGATTAATGTACtaatgtataaatataaattaaatgatTAAATTAGATAAAGTTTGTTATGTGGAGTGATAGTTTTGAACTTCACTTTGCACTATGAGGCATCAAATTTGAAATTAGCTATCCCCATTAAAGAAGGTGTacccatttttttaaaaaaacttaacgAATGCACCTGCTTGGATCCGACTCTGCGTCTAATCTACCCTTTTATTGAAATTCACCATCTAATCCTTTGTCCTTTCCCTTAACCAACCCCGTATGCCTACATTTTAAAGAGTTTTTATATATTGGTGTTTGCTTATTTCTAAATAACTATTTagaataataattgaatttatatttgtatattaagAATACCAAATTATAGTGATTAAATATTAACTTTTTAATGCTAAGGGCTTGCTTAAAGACAACAATAAAACAGATAAAGAAGGATCAATTATCAAGTAGTTGAACAAAAGAGTAAGAGAAATCTtattatgagcccgtttggattggctttaagttggtcaaaaccaacttaaaacccctttttagcttttggacgtgtttgcctaatgctgactttaagccataaagttcttaaactGAGAGCTTATACAGTACTTTGATTGTttgcaaagaaaataagataaattacaCTAAGTGGGAGGAAAATATTTATAGTCTCATCCTAAAAAATGATTTCTTCATATTCAATCTCTTGTAGACGTGTAGTGGGTTTTGTTGTAAAAACAACCACCATTAGAAAAgtctattttattttccttttatctCTTTCTTAGGGGTTATTTATCATTAAATATTCAAAAGTGTGCTAGGACAGAtgtcatgtactgacgtctttATATTTAGGACAAGTTTCTAGATGTAGCGTACGATAGCGAAACTTTTTTCCCATTCCCTTTATATATAAGTTCCGCTTATATTCAAAAGCCATTTGTATTGTTTTCGTCTACTCCAAtccttttttccttcttctaCGCAATCTCTCGTTGTTGTATCCTCAAGGTAAACTGTTCCTCCCTCTCTTCTCCTAATCtaatttattagaaaaaaaataatcaaatacatataatttttcACTGCTTCTCTGGTTTTTTTTATGCAAAATTCTGTTTCTCtgttttctagaattttttatttggtAGTTCTTGAGAAATTCTAGGGTTTTGTACTGTTGGTCTGTTTTTTTAATCATATCCAAGTAGTTGTACAAAAGGGTTAAAAATATCCAAAGAATTTATATCAGTAAAgattttggttgaatttcttgatttctgtCTCGCGGACCTTTTAACCGGCgattatttcttttacttttacaTGCATAGTTTTGAGGAAAGGAACAACAtgtgtgtttggtacgaagtttttttttttttttttaatggaaaTCAATTTCCTAAAAAATGTTTTCTCGTGTTTGAGTGGTGaatattttcccaaaaaaatatatagtaaACATTAATCATAATATTAACAATTTTGGTATTGTTCTGATGAAATTTTTGgttatatatattgataataGTGTCCCAAGTGTTAGTTGGAGGGAGTGACCCTAAATGATTGGAAGTTATTTCTCTCTTTTGATAGAAAATGTTGAAAAACAATTATCAGATAACCTTAACTTCGTCGTACCATGTAcactgaaaagaaaaaagaacttGTGATTTTTCTCTGTATATCTGGTGTTTGATGTGACTACTATTGCTGACAAGCGTAATATTTTAGAATTGATTTAGATTGATCATTTTATGGTTTTTGCTACTCTGGTGCTTAttctataaatttattttgattttgatggtTGTAACATTGTTCATTATTTAGTAGCTTTTgttaaacaaaacaaaaacgGTTATAGTTCCATATCATCTTCTGTCATTTTGTTGCAATGTTactttacttttcttctttgtttgacCCTTCTTTAGTTTGGCCATTCCTTTAGGCCTTTCACTGATGAGCTTCGGTCAACTCTGGTAATCCCCTCCTCCATCcaaaccaaaagaaaagaaacttcTCTTACTTGCATTTCCAATTGTCCACACTACCGCTTAATCTTACCTTGttaaatgaatttaaaaattGGCCACATTACTACTTCCAATGTTTGAACAAGCTGCTTATTCTTTTGTTTAATGGTTTCAGGCAATATGGGTCGTCTAAGGCCGACTATTTACGTCGGAAATCTTCCTGGTGATATTCGGGAGAGAGAAGTAGAAGATTTGTTTTACAAGGTTATTTAGATAAATTACTAGCTGCTGGAAGATacatattttctctattttgatatGCTCGCTGCTTATCACTAAGCTATACATTTACCTTCAATTTGTTGCTCCTTTTATGTTAATGTCAACTAAAAGAGCGCCAATAGGTTCTATGAGAAGTTGTACTTTTGGGTGGATTGGAGGAATGAACTTGATTAACACAAAGGGGAAGTTTGGGTGGTTAAAATGCAAGTTTTCATTCTTGTAATATGGTGTTTATCTGGTTGCATCTGTGTAAGCTGTGCCTAAGTGGATTAGTAAACCGTGTACCTTGTCTATCTTTCTTAGTCTTTCAGGTTTCTTGCGTCCCATATCAAACTAATAAAGTGATAAGAGGAGTGTAATCTAACTTCATGTTCTAGTGAAAGCGCAGTCATCTCTTTTTGGTTTTCTAGAGGGTGAGAATACTCTCTGCAATGGTCTGGACCTACCCAGTGAGCTTCTCACTCTCACAGTACCCATTTAGCCTTTCAGCGTTCCAAGAAGCTCCTGAAAGTCATCTAATTTGGTACTTTTGGTGTTTGTTTCCTAATGGAAAAGCCAGACAACTTTGCGATATAAATGAGACATGTTTTAAATTTATTGCTAAATTTTTTTTCTGTCATTATATTTGTCAGTAATGTAATTCCTTTTGGTTACTTTCTAGGATGGTTGCCTGAAGATATATTATAAGTTATGGATTTTTTGATATGTATACTTACCTTGTGGTTGTTTGGACTAGTTTTGTGTAATCCCTTCCCCCtcctttttttgggggggaggGGTTCCTATGCCAAGTGCTAAACTTTTGAATTTTCGGTGAATTTCCTGCAGTATGGGCCCATTGTGGAAATTGATCTGAAAGTTCCTCCTAGACCACCTGGTTATGCGTTTGTAGAGGTGAGTTCTTTGCTAAGAATTTAATCACTAAGATGTTATTTTTTCCCTTAGGTATCATTCTGTTGGGGTTTTGGGAGATATAATCCCCACATAAAAATCAACTTTAGTTTACACAATATTTGATTGGGGTTTGATTTTAGTCTCCACATAAAAATAAACATTAATTAATACACTGTTAATTTTCCCCTTTTTGCTTTCCTcataaataatacatgcatgagtTATGCGGGGATCATTTTACGTGGGATAGAATGAGAAATAAGAATATGGGTATTTGTAATATATGGATTAAAAATGCCAAGAATATCATTCAtaatagttaaaagaaaattattttgctTAAAAGTAagcatatattttaaattgcacaCTTATACATTTAATATGTAATATTATCAAACTAAATATCCAACAAGAAATAATCCTTGGATTATGCAATCCTTGTATTATTAATCTTTACATTACTAATCCCGGTGTAACTAGCCTCTAAACCAAACTATCCCTTATTGTATCGGCAGAGAGCTCAATTTTCTGCATTAGTTTCTTTATGCTTCAGAGTTTCATAGATCTAATTGGTGTCattcttttgttatgtttcagtTCGAAGATCCTCGGGATGCTGATGACGCCATCCGTGGGCGTGATGGCTATGATTTTGATGGGCATCGCTTGCGAGTTAGTTGTCTCACAACCCCCAGGCCCTGTAGGATAGTGGGCTTAGTCAGCCCAACATaggtcccccccccccctcaccGGGGCGCCTCTTCCCTCTTTTAGTGATGTGGTGACGTTGGAAGTCAGATTATGTTCACCgtattgttgtttattatgatcTTTGTAGGTTGAACTTGCACGTGATGGGCGAGGATCATCATCATATGATCGCTACAGTAGTTACAGTAGTGGGAGTCGTGGTGGACTTTCTAGGCGCTCTGACTATCGCGGTTAGTCTGATTTTGATAGTGTTATCATGATTTTTGCCTCCTTGAAAGTTAAGCTATTTCATATGGTTACACTTACATGGTAAAATGTAAATATCTTCAGTACTGGTCTCTGGACTACCATCTTCTGCTTCATGGCAAGACTTGAAGGTTAGAATTTGTTACAGTTGTCATGTTATGATCAGTAAAAAAATTTAGGTTCTTCCTAGAGCTTTGGATCAATGTGGTTTCTTTTACTTGGTCTTGCTAGGATCACATGCGAAGAGCTGGAGATGTCTGCTTCTCTCAAGTTTTCCGAGATCGTGATGGTGAGTTAGGTTTATTGTGGGAGTTTCTATGGTTGCATTTATTCAATTCTTGATGTGTTTGATTCATCCATATATGTTCTCAAGGATGGAAATGTACATTTGTCTCTAAGTTATACTCCCTATGTTTCAATT
This window encodes:
- the LOC129886138 gene encoding 60S ribosomal protein L22-3-like, encoding MSKGSSGATKGGKKKGATFVIDCTKPVEDNIMEIASLEKFLQERIKVGGKAGALGDSVTVTRDKTKITVTSESTFSKRYLKYLTKKYLKKNSVRDWLRVISSDKDRNVYELRYFNIADNEAEEEE
- the LOC129884663 gene encoding uncharacterized protein LOC129884663; this translates as MEASNQKSTFESAREWISDHKLRTVGTLWLSGVAGSVAYNWSKPNMKTSVRLIHARLHAQALTLAALAGAAAVEYYDHKTSNNAERYPRFINMNSYAQKK
- the LOC129886140 gene encoding serine/arginine-rich splicing factor SR30 isoform X2, with the translated sequence MGRLRPTIYVGNLPGDIREREVEDLFYKYGPIVEIDLKVPPRPPGYAFVEFEDPRDADDAIRGRDGYDFDGHRLRVELARDGRGSSSYDRYSSYSSGSRGGLSRRSDYRVLVSGLPSSASWQDLKDHMRRAGDVCFSQVFRDRDGMRGIVDYTNYDDMRYAIKKLDDSLFRNQFSRAYIRVDKYDKRHSYSRSPSPYHSRSRSYSRSRSPRRSYSSQSRSLSPRGKYYRRSVSVSPSGSFSPARSLSRSLSRSRSPLSPPPRWRHARSPRRSRSRSLSYSRSSGMSN